The DNA window GCATTCTTTGTTGCAGCTAATGCTTTTTCTAGGTATTCAGTTAACATAGGTTTGTAGTCTGGGTGAGCACATTTTTCAATGATCAAACGAGCTCTTTCCACTGGGCTCAAACCACGGCAGTCAGCAACACCTTGTTCTGTACAGAAAATCATAGTGTCATGTTCTGGGTGATCCACATGAGATACATATGGAACGATAGAACTGATGTCGCCATTTTTAGCAACGGAGTTAGTGCAGAAAATAGTGAGATAAGCACTACGTGCAAAGTCACCAGAACCACCAACACCATTCATCATTTTGCTACCCATAATATGAGTAGAGTTTACATTGCCAAAAATATCAAATTCGATAGCGGTATTCATGGCAATGACACCAATACGGCGAGCAATACCAGGGTTGTTGGAAATTTCTTGTGGGCGAAGAATGATTTTTTTACGATATTCATCAATATTCGCATAGAAACGTTTCAACCCATCTGGAGAAGGACTTAATGCAGTACCGGAACATACAGTTACTTTACCAGCATCAATCAAGTCGAACATACCATCTTGGATTACTTCTGTATAGATGGACAAATCTGTGAATGGGCCTTTAGCAAGACCACTGATTACCGCATTTGCTACGGAACCTACACCAGATTGTAATGGAAGCAAGTTTTTAGGTAAACGACCTTCTGCAATTTCTTGTTCGAAGAATTTGATAAGGTGTTGACTCATTGCTTTTGCATCATCATCGATAGGTGCCAAAGGTCTTGTTGTATCAGGAACATCACAAGGTACAACTGCAACAATTTTACTTGGGTCACAAGGAATTGCTTCAGTACCAATACGATCACCAGGTGTTTCCAATGGAATTGGTTTACGATGTGGTGGATCGAGTGGTTCATAGATATCATGCATACCTACCAAGGAAAGTGGTTGGGATACGTTTACTTCTACGATAACCTTTTTAGCTTGACTAACAAATGTTGGAGAGTTACCAACAGATGTTGTAGGTACTAAAGAGCCATCTTCGTTGATTTGACAAACTTCTACGATAGCTACGTCTAAATCGCCAAAGAAACCATAGCGAACATTTTGTGCCATTGTGCTTAAATGCATATCGATGTA is part of the Veillonella sp. genome and encodes:
- a CDS encoding acetyl-CoA hydrolase/transferase family protein, giving the protein MVIDIKDRVKCAALQGKIVTAYDAALLINPNDKVGISGFTPSGYAKAVPLALAERMEKEPFKIDLWTGASVGDEADGALTRANGINRRFPYQTNGDTRKALNSGAVKYIDMHLSTMAQNVRYGFFGDLDVAIVEVCQINEDGSLVPTTSVGNSPTFVSQAKKVIVEVNVSQPLSLVGMHDIYEPLDPPHRKPIPLETPGDRIGTEAIPCDPSKIVAVVPCDVPDTTRPLAPIDDDAKAMSQHLIKFFEQEIAEGRLPKNLLPLQSGVGSVANAVISGLAKGPFTDLSIYTEVIQDGMFDLIDAGKVTVCSGTALSPSPDGLKRFYANIDEYRKKIILRPQEISNNPGIARRIGVIAMNTAIEFDIFGNVNSTHIMGSKMMNGVGGSGDFARSAYLTIFCTNSVAKNGDISSIVPYVSHVDHPEHDTMIFCTEQGVADCRGLSPVERARLIIEKCAHPDYKPMLTEYLEKALAATKNAHTPMLLDEALSWHKRFTETGSMKK